Proteins found in one Hemitrygon akajei chromosome 32, sHemAka1.3, whole genome shotgun sequence genomic segment:
- the LOC140719598 gene encoding uncharacterized protein: MGDLKALLIRLMGTSKLKELMEMAGLQNVDSPQTDGANFDPVRQRVWQALRKLYPPRVDPKALKGELLGDTENPAAYVENQLKKWRLETEQEVENNLFVNSLFRQSILDAMPPQVKSKLEEVVGLSSLTPQAFSDHVVHAVEKYRRDNRKLAEQQEEVQRKLLQMQLEELKKKDKDKSKKMLPAITSTLIMRATAKQFPMLLEIVESDPRQGEKPMMYCYSLHDASSGLEGVNNVDTSL; this comes from the exons atgggagatttgaaggcccTGCTGATAAGATTGATGGGAACTTCCAAGTTgaaagaactgatggagatggctggcttacagaatgtggacagtccacagactgatggggccaattttgatccagtgagacagagggtatggcaggccctcaggaagctttatccacccagagtagaccccaaagccttaaagggggaactactgggagacactgaaaacccagcagcctatgtagaaaaccagttgaaaaagtggagactggagactgagcaagaggtggaaaataactTGTTTGTGAACTCACTGTTCCGAcagagcattttggatgcaatgcctccgcaggTCAAGTCTAAATtggaggaggtggttgggctGTCATCACTGACCCCACAAGCATTCAGTGATCACGTAGTCCACGCAGTGGAGAAATATCGGAGAGACAATCGaaagctggctgagcagcaagaagaggtgcagcgaaagctattgcaaatgcagctcgaagaactgaaAAAGAAGGACAAAGACAAAAGCAAGAAGATGCTGCCAGCCATCACTAGT ACTTTGATAATGCGTGCGACAGCAAAACAATTCCCGATGCTCCTGGAAATTGTTGAATCTGACCCTAGACAAGGAGAAAAGCCGATGATG